The genome window GCGGCCCAGCTCCACCTTCGTGGAAAAGTCACTCGGAATGATCTGCCGGTAGTCCGGAAACGTCCCCTCGATGAGCCGCGACAGGAACTCGACCTCACCCTCGCCATTCTCACCCGAGAAGTGCACGATGAGCTGGCTCTTGTTTGGCGTGACGTGCAGAGCGACCTCGTTCTTCGCCTCGCCGAGCAGGCGCCCCAGTTCCCGCATCGAACGCGCCGGCACGATGATGTCGATCGAAGAGAGGAGGGCACGGCTCATCCGCCCTTCCCGCACAGCGAGCCGGAATCCATCCGCCGCTGCCAGCACGATGCGGTCGCCTTCGATGCGCGCCAATACCCCGGCAAGCACGGGACGGCTCTCGTCCGACGCGGCGGCGAACTCCACCTGACTGATCATCTCTCGCAATGCCGCTGGGTCGATCGAAGTCGATTCGACATCGTCGACTACCACCGGGATCTCCGGGAAATCGTCCGCGTCGATACCGTTGATTTCGGCGCGGTCGCGTCCGCAGGTGACCGTAAGCAACGTCTGGCGGCCACTACTCGCCAGCTCGACCTGTCCTGCTGGGAGGGTGTGGACGAAATCGCTCAACAACCGCGCGTCCACCGCGAGACGGCCTTCCTCCGCAATCGAGGCGCCAATCCAGGTCGTGATTGCGATGTTGAGGTCGGACGCGACGATCTTCAGGCGACCGTTGTCGGTCACCAACAGCACATTGCTCAGGGCGGGAAGCGAAGTGCGGGTCGCGACGGCGCGGGTTACTTGATCCAGCGCATGCTGGAGCGTTTCCTGCAGACAGGTGACTCGCACGTTCTGAATTGCTCCTCGATCGAACCCTATAGATTGCCGGCGAATTGTACATCCTGTCGTGAAACGCCCGAGATTTTGTCGCGTCAGCTCGCGGTAAATCGTGGTGTTCCGTCTGTCGTGCCTCGCGCCACCGGGTTGACAGAAGAGAACACTTGATCTACTATTCTGAGTAGAACACGCGTTCGACTCCCGTAAGAACCGAGGCGATTGCACGAAATGGAAACAACCAGCACCTTTGACCCACGCAAGTATGTGAGCCGCGTTGGCGGCGCCGACTATCTCGAAGTCAAATGGCGAGTCCTCTGGCTGCGGACACTGCATCCAGACGCGCTCATCGAAACCGAATTGATCTCCCACGAAAACAGCGTCGCGGTTTTCAAAGCGCACGTTGCCATTCCTGGCGGCGGATCATCCACAGGCTGGGGCAGCGAAGGGTACGACGACTTCCGCGACTACCTGGAGAAAGCGGAAACCAAGGCGCTTGGCCGCGCGCTCGCGGCGCTCGGTTTCGGCACCCAGTTCACACCTGATTTCGACTTTGCCGAAGGGCAGGAGAAGGTCGTGGACGCGCCGGTGCGGTTGGCGAGGCAACGGCAGCTCGTCGATCTCAGCGAAGAGCGGCGGGGACACGCCGCCGAGCGGCAATCCATGACCGAGCGGCAAATGGACTTCATTCAGAAGATGGCACGTGAGAAGGGCATGTCGTCTGAGGCGATCGACTCCCAGGTCACCGAGCTCTTTGGGAAGCGCTTCGATCAGCTCGATCGTCGTGACGCGTCCGCATACATCGAACGGCTCAAGACGATCGAGCCACTCGCCAAAGCCTCGTAGCGAGACAAAGAAACAGGAGTCAGTGTCATGGCAACGCAGCTCACATCGATTCCCGGCAGCAAGCAGGTCGACACTCCCGAGACGATCGAAGACCGCATGGCCAAGCTGGAACTTCGCCTTCAGGATGGCTTCGCCCGTATTGGGGAGGCGATGAGCCACGGCATCGAGGTGGAGACCTGGGAGCGCCATTGGATCCAGCTCCTGCGGGAATACGAGTCGCTCAGCGACGATCTGGCTGACGCAGCGTAGATCTGATAGCGCGAACGAACACAGAAACGCAGGGTCGCGAGATGGCGGCCCTGCGTTTACTGTCTTTGCGATCGGTAGCTGCGGTTAGCTCTCGGTAATCGTGACCTTCTCGAT of Thermomicrobiales bacterium contains these proteins:
- the dnaN gene encoding DNA polymerase III subunit beta; the encoded protein is MRVTCLQETLQHALDQVTRAVATRTSLPALSNVLLVTDNGRLKIVASDLNIAITTWIGASIAEEGRLAVDARLLSDFVHTLPAGQVELASSGRQTLLTVTCGRDRAEINGIDADDFPEIPVVVDDVESTSIDPAALREMISQVEFAAASDESRPVLAGVLARIEGDRIVLAAADGFRLAVREGRMSRALLSSIDIIVPARSMRELGRLLGEAKNEVALHVTPNKSQLIVHFSGENGEGEVEFLSRLIEGTFPDYRQIIPSDFSTKVELGRDALLTAVRRSSYFARDNNDAIRFDVLTTDDDLSPGTVEVSANAAERGNSHSYVDASINGPAVQIAFNARYLNDVLGVIRTGTASLGLNGSNQAGVIRAGDSDDYTHVIMPMVIGAQ